A genomic stretch from Arachis stenosperma cultivar V10309 chromosome 3, arast.V10309.gnm1.PFL2, whole genome shotgun sequence includes:
- the LOC130966418 gene encoding glutamate--cysteine ligase, chloroplastic-like isoform X1: MEMRGADGGTSDMLCALPAFWVVLLHDEVSLHNALDMIVHWTPEERQNLRNMVPMTGLRTPFQGRLAARALANLAAHGDSNSNNAAVGQEASALEELVQLTRSPLSCNYQARSCWCPLEFVI, translated from the exons ATGGAAATGAGGGGTGCTGATGGGGGAACTTCAGACATGCTGTGTGCTCTGCCAGCATTTTGG GTAGTTCTGCTACATGACGAGGTTTCCCTACATAATGCTCTAGATATGATTGTTCATTGGACCCCCGAGGAGAGACAGAATTTAAGGAACATG GTTCCTATGACTGGTTTAAGGACTCCATTTCAAGGTAGATTG GCTGCTCGTGCATTGGCTAATTTAGCTGCTCATGGAGATAGCAATAGTAACAATGCTGCTGTTGGACAAGAAGCAAGTGCTCTTGAGGAACTTGTTCAACTTACACGATCTCCTCTCTCATGTAATTATCAG GCAAGAAGCTGCTGGTGCCCTTTGGAGTTTGTCATTTGA
- the LOC130966418 gene encoding uncharacterized protein LOC130966418 isoform X2, with amino-acid sequence MEMRGADGGTSDMLCALPAFWVVLLHDEVSLHNALDMIVHWTPEERQNLRNMAARALANLAAHGDSNSNNAAVGQEASALEELVQLTRSPLSCNYQARSCWCPLEFVI; translated from the exons ATGGAAATGAGGGGTGCTGATGGGGGAACTTCAGACATGCTGTGTGCTCTGCCAGCATTTTGG GTAGTTCTGCTACATGACGAGGTTTCCCTACATAATGCTCTAGATATGATTGTTCATTGGACCCCCGAGGAGAGACAGAATTTAAGGAACATG GCTGCTCGTGCATTGGCTAATTTAGCTGCTCATGGAGATAGCAATAGTAACAATGCTGCTGTTGGACAAGAAGCAAGTGCTCTTGAGGAACTTGTTCAACTTACACGATCTCCTCTCTCATGTAATTATCAG GCAAGAAGCTGCTGGTGCCCTTTGGAGTTTGTCATTTGA
- the LOC130966477 gene encoding protein FAR-RED IMPAIRED RESPONSE 1-like translates to MKAAIRKIFPDATHRLCGWHIQKNVTANIKNKNFSNDFRRCLYAPWHPEEFEEYWENMIKKYALEENEWVLSEYEKRKSWASAYLRDKFCAGFRTTSRCEAINNFIKRFIGIRQSLLELVQNLEHALRDYRNNELVSQFKTLYGEPVLTTGLEALELSAANFYTREILGEVKKEIQGVVALDVINEENISTTVVLKVKECDRRQHTYNVLYDRNTEHMECECSRWSSEGIPCRHMFCAMKRVGLQKLPDSLLLRRWSKDAKKYLDESFAGGTTQDREREFLMRYGALSVAATWMVFLGAQDGPSFHDTMNEVCRWTQTLEQKSDLKRQTIDSTTPNFVGDPSVVKTKGAPKGKKERGKRRCTKCNSAGHVKNKCPVRNDGDDLGDKTGNGAQASLGTKEKLPKDPMASQETLAVPNTEVNVPVQQESGLGDSGLINGHENPIPPYGSHQWLLQVTLVVKSNSEPQIKPLMLANKLQHDFFLQSSVCLKQLAFDLLELLLLQAFPELDDVFKKVHEEKHRFGEFISPK, encoded by the exons ATGAAGGCAGCAATTCGAAAAATCTTCCCGGATGCAACTCACCGATTATGTGGTTGGCACATTCAGAAGAATGTAACGGCaaacataaaaaacaaaaatttttccaACGACTTCAGAAGATGTTTGTATGCTCCATGGCATCcagaagaatttgaagaatattgggagaatatgataaaaaaatatgcgTTGGAGGAAAATGAATGGGTTCTGAGTGAATATGAGAAGAGGAAAAGTTGGGCAAGCGCTTACTTGAGGGATAAATTTTGTGCTGGATTTAGAACAACATCAAGGTGTGAGGCGATAAACAACTTCATTAAGAGGTTTATTGGCATTCGCCAAAGTCTTCTAGAGTTGGTCCAAAATCTTGAACATGCTCTTAGGGACTATAGAAACAATGAATTAGTATCTCAATTTAAGACGCTGTATGGGGAGCCCGTTCTAACTACTGGGCTAGAAGCGTTGGAGCTTTCTGCTGCCAATTTTTACACTAGGGAGATTCTTGGAGAAGTAAAAAAAGAGATTCAAGGAGTAGTCGCATTAGATGTAATAAATGAGGAAAACATATCAACCACTGTTGTGTTAAAAGTTAAGGAGTGTGACAGGAGACAACATACTTATAACGTACTTTACGATCGCAATACTGAGCATATGGAGTGTGAATGTAGTCGGTGGAGTAGTGAAGGCATTCCTTGCAGGCATATGTTTTGTGCAATGAAAAGGGTAGGTTTACAGAAGTTGCCAGATAGTCTTCTTTTGAGAAGATGGTCGAAGGATGCCAAGAAGTATCTGGATGAAAGTTTTGCTGGAGGCACTACGCAAGACAGAGAAAGAGAATTTTTAATGCGCTATGGCGCATTGTCAGTGGCAGCTACGTGGATGGTATTCTTAGGAGCTCAAGATGGTCCTTCTTTCCATGACACTATGAATGAAGTCTGTCGTTGGACCCAAACACTAGAACAAAAATCTGACTTGAAAAGACAAACAATAGATTCTACCACGCCAAACTTTGTTGGTGACCCTTCAGTGGTCAAGACAAAAGGAGCACCCAAGGGGAAAAAGGAGAGGGGTAAACGGAGGTGCACTAAATGCAACAGTGCTGGTCATGTAAAGAATAAATGTCCTGTGAGGAATGACGGTGACGATTTGGGGGATAAGACTGGTAATGGCGCGCAAGCTAGCTTAGGTACCAAGGAG AAGCTTCCCAAGGACCCTATGGCTTCTCAAGAGACATTAGCAGTGCCAAATACAGAAGTAAATGTACCTGTGCAGCAAGAGTCTGGGTTAGGTGATTCAGGATTGATTAATGGCCATGAGAATCCCATCCCACCGTATGGAAGTCATCAGTGGCTATTACAG GTAACACTAGTAGTGAAATCAAATTCTGAACCACAAATTAAACCTCTTATGCTAGCTAATAAATTGCAACATGATTTTTTCCTTCAG TCATCTGTGTGCTTGAAGCAGCTGGCTTTTGACCTCCTTGAGCTGCTCCTGTTGCAAGCATTTCCAGAACTAGATGATGTATTCAAGAAAGTGCATGAAGAAAAGCATAGATTTGGGGAATTCATATCACCAAAGTGA
- the LOC130966478 gene encoding protein FAR1-RELATED SEQUENCE 5-like: MDVDSEPLSSQDNVEDSIMTSVEENVNCTCDCGGSSSKCVTVTADDIINQTFETSDAAYNLYVRYARCLGFGVRKGDTTRGKDGTQRRRRFFCSKEGKRAEKYISSLSRKREHRALTRTGCEAMLAVYLDTKTSTWRVKKLVEKHNHDLVPQCLVHLIPNHRGLTEPQKAQANTMHDHGLPTSKIMGLMVGQAGGYANVGFTKKDLDNHFQRARRAMLIGGDSNATISYLLGKADVDPMAMTRYSATDEGRLANLFWADGICRSDYQCFGDVLAFDTTYRKNKYRRPLVIFSGCNHHRQTCIFGFALVEDERTATYT, from the coding sequence ATGGATGTTGACTCGGAACCACTCAGTTCACAAGACAACGTCGAAGATTCCATTATGACTAGTGTGGAAGAAAATGTTAACTGCACTTGTGATTGTGGTGGCAGCAGTAGTAAGTGTGTGACTGTGACGGCCGATGATATTATAAACCAGACTTTTGAAACATCAGATGCAGCTTATAACTTGTATGTACGTTATGCGAGGTGTCTCGGGTTTGGAGTTCGCAAGGGTGATACAACACGTGGAAAAGATGGAACACAGCGCAGAAGGAGGTTTTTTTGCAGCAAGGAAGGAAAGAGAGCCGAGAAATACATATCTAGTTTGAGTAGGAAGCGGGAGCATAGAGCGCTGACTCGCACTGGTTGTGAAGCCATGCTTGCGGTGTATCTTGACACTAAAACTTCGACTTGGAGGGTTAAAAAATTAGTCGAGAAGCACAACCACGATCTTGTCCCACAATGCTTGGTACACCTAATTCCAAACCACCGAGGGTTGACTGAGCCACAAAAAGCTCAGGCGAATACCATGCATGATCATGGTCTTCCAACCTCTAAAATAATGGGACTAATGGTAGGCCAAGCCGGTGGTTATGCCAATGTCGGGTTCACAAAGAAGGACCTAGATAATCACTTTCAAAGAGCTCGTCGTGCAATGctcattggtggggattccaaTGCGACGATTAGCTATCTACTTGGGAAAGCAGATGTCGACCCGATGGCCATGACAAGGTACAGTGCTACTGATGAAGGTCGGCTGGCAAATTTATTTTGGGCAGATGGCATTTGTAGGTCCGATTATCAGTGCTTCGGAGATGTGCTTGCATTCGATACAACCTACCGGAAGAATAAGTACAGAAGGCCCTTGGTAATCTTCTCAGGTTGTAACCATCACCGCCAAACATGTATATTTGGTTTTGCCTTGGTGGAGGACGAACGGACTGCAACATATACGTAG